A stretch of the Candidatus Omnitrophota bacterium genome encodes the following:
- a CDS encoding thiamine-phosphate pyrophosphorylase, whose protein sequence is MRKLSIIDANLNRAREGLRVVEDIERFYFKSGKFAYLRKLRHRLAALFADDYESLVKSRDVRRDKGAGISEKGRSCVTSARRANISRVGEALRVLEEIIKLDDVKKSGRIKRIRFRLYEIEKGFVKELCKQKK, encoded by the coding sequence ATGCGCAAACTGAGTATTATTGACGCTAACCTCAACCGCGCCAGGGAGGGGTTGAGGGTCGTGGAAGACATAGAAAGATTTTATTTTAAGAGCGGTAAATTCGCGTATCTGAGAAAACTCCGCCATCGTCTGGCGGCGCTTTTCGCGGATGATTATGAGAGCCTTGTGAAAAGCCGAGATGTGAGGAGGGATAAAGGCGCGGGAATTTCCGAAAAAGGAAGGAGCTGCGTCACTTCCGCTCGCCGGGCTAATATCTCGCGCGTCGGAGAGGCGCTCCGCGTTCTTGAAGAAATAATCAAGCTTGACGATGTGAAAAAGTCCGGCAGGATAAAAAGAATCCGCTTCCGGCTTTATGAAATAGAAAAGGGTTTTGTAAAAGAATTATGCAAACAAAAAAAATAA
- a CDS encoding YaeQ family protein: MITAELPVDGRSRVRLAANSLGAPGKPLTHMARSGQLCRRHTRRHQQMKDNYIFTGRGKKIVVEKKRGQTRVRVVLKLLAHEMFSGRLRFSGKAGFTFKPDLYAGAVDGQKALWADCEEPSEKKIMFFRSRKDIFSVFVFLQGKDPALALAKLFKRHSVEAVIYAFEEEFIQKLAGALYRKNTFKCVLSGGRVQVTLNGSAYSSSVYSNIASAF, from the coding sequence ATGATAACGGCAGAGCTGCCCGTAGACGGCCGCTCGCGAGTGCGGCTCGCTGCCAATTCGCTCGGAGCGCCTGGCAAACCCCTCACTCATATGGCCCGCTCCGGGCAGCTCTGCCGTCGTCATACCCGAAGACATCAGCAAATGAAAGATAATTATATTTTTACAGGCCGCGGAAAAAAGATAGTTGTGGAGAAGAAGCGCGGCCAGACCCGCGTCCGCGTTGTCTTAAAACTTCTGGCCCATGAAATGTTTTCAGGCAGGCTGAGATTTTCCGGTAAGGCCGGGTTTACTTTCAAACCCGATCTGTACGCCGGAGCGGTTGACGGTCAGAAAGCTTTGTGGGCTGACTGCGAAGAGCCGTCCGAGAAAAAGATAATGTTTTTCCGTTCACGCAAAGATATTTTTTCGGTGTTCGTGTTCCTTCAGGGGAAGGATCCCGCTCTGGCTCTGGCGAAACTTTTCAAAAGGCACTCGGTTGAGGCTGTTATATATGCCTTTGAGGAAGAATTCATACAAAAACTGGCCGGAGCGCTTTACAGGAAAAACACTTTCAAATGTGTTTTATCGGGAGGCCGTGTGCAAGTGACCCTCAACGGCTCCGCTTACAGCAGTTCCGTTTACTCCAACATCGCTTCGGCTTTTTGA
- a CDS encoding N-acetyltransferase, whose amino-acid sequence MELAQVKTPDELKRFIEFPYALYKKDPNWAPPLISEMREMFSDKNPFWKHSEKALFLVSGPGGGTIGRIAAIIDENHNRFHGEKCGFFGFFECGEDAAASRILFDAALSFLRSRGMTIVRGPMNPSTNDECGLLVEGPDEPAKIMMPYNPPYYADLISSAGFYKAKDLIAFVTDAGRVPAKRLASISERVLKRNPAISVRPINKDDFENEVKIIMDIYNAAWEKNWGFVPFTDDEIFYMAGKLKRIVDPGLLQIAFYGRDPAGFIMTLPDINEALKKIRGRLTPLAALRFFYYFKKIKSIRVLTMGVKKRYHQMGIESILYYRSLKEALEKGYKECEFSWVLEDNVMMMRAADMLSGKAYKRYRIFEKSL is encoded by the coding sequence ATGGAACTGGCGCAGGTTAAAACGCCCGATGAATTAAAGCGTTTCATAGAATTTCCCTACGCTTTATACAAAAAAGACCCCAACTGGGCTCCGCCTCTCATTTCAGAAATGAGAGAAATGTTTTCTGATAAAAATCCTTTCTGGAAGCACTCTGAAAAAGCACTTTTTCTGGTGAGCGGACCGGGCGGAGGAACGATCGGCCGCATCGCCGCCATTATCGATGAGAATCACAACAGATTTCACGGCGAGAAATGCGGTTTTTTCGGTTTTTTTGAATGCGGGGAGGACGCCGCCGCCTCGCGGATCCTTTTTGACGCGGCCCTGTCTTTTCTCCGCTCCCGAGGCATGACAATCGTCAGGGGGCCCATGAACCCGTCCACAAACGACGAGTGCGGGCTTCTTGTGGAAGGCCCGGATGAGCCGGCGAAGATAATGATGCCCTACAACCCCCCATATTACGCGGATCTCATCTCATCCGCGGGTTTCTACAAGGCAAAAGACCTAATAGCTTTTGTAACGGATGCCGGGAGGGTGCCGGCGAAACGCCTCGCGTCCATTTCCGAAAGAGTGCTGAAAAGGAACCCCGCCATAAGCGTCAGGCCCATCAACAAAGATGATTTTGAAAACGAAGTGAAGATCATTATGGACATCTACAATGCCGCGTGGGAAAAGAACTGGGGCTTTGTTCCGTTCACCGACGATGAAATTTTTTATATGGCGGGTAAACTCAAACGTATCGTGGATCCGGGGCTTTTGCAGATCGCTTTTTACGGCAGGGATCCGGCGGGTTTTATAATGACGCTGCCGGATATCAACGAGGCGCTTAAAAAGATCCGGGGACGGCTGACGCCGCTTGCGGCGCTCAGGTTTTTTTATTATTTCAAGAAAATCAAAAGCATACGCGTTCTCACCATGGGGGTGAAGAAGCGTTATCATCAGATGGGGATAGAGAGCATTCTTTATTACCGGTCGCTTAAAGAGGCGCTCGAAAAGGGCTATAAGGAATGCGAATTCTCATGGGTGCTGGAGGACAATGTGATGATGATGCGAGCGGCGGATATGCTCTCCGGCAAAGCCTACAAAAGATACCGGATCTTCGAGAAATCTCTGTGA